A single region of the Bacteroides luhongzhouii genome encodes:
- a CDS encoding DUF6340 family protein, giving the protein MAKSYSLAFVTLFLLTLGSCQSLEQISIDYLQPADLSFPPQLRKVAIVNNTSNTPDNKLIAETEKIKEGTPLISRATAYANGDPKTATESLAEEIAQQNYFEEVVICDSALRANDKLPRENTLSQEEVRQLATDLGVDFIIALENLQLKATKSVRFLNEFNCFQGAVDVKVYPTVKVYLPERSRPMTTLHPNDSIFWEDFGGTAVEAATRMIPDKHMLKEAAAFAGTVPVKNLVPMWKKGTRYLYTGGSVPMRDAAIYIRENSWDDAYELWNQAFEGTKNQKKKMRAALNIAVYYEMKDSLAKAEEWAEKAQQLAKKIDKKNITDSVQATINDVSNYYLTSMYLAELKERNAQLPKLKLQMSRFNDDF; this is encoded by the coding sequence ATGGCAAAATCTTATTCACTGGCTTTCGTCACTTTATTCCTGCTGACACTGGGCAGCTGTCAGAGTTTGGAACAGATTTCCATTGATTATCTGCAACCTGCCGACTTGAGCTTTCCTCCGCAACTTCGGAAAGTAGCTATCGTGAATAACACCAGCAACACTCCGGATAACAAACTAATAGCAGAGACTGAAAAAATCAAAGAAGGCACACCGCTGATAAGTCGTGCAACGGCATATGCCAACGGTGATCCCAAGACTGCCACCGAATCACTGGCCGAAGAAATCGCACAACAGAATTACTTTGAAGAAGTAGTCATCTGCGACTCTGCTCTACGGGCAAATGACAAACTGCCCCGCGAAAATACATTGAGCCAGGAGGAAGTCCGTCAGTTAGCTACCGACTTGGGAGTGGATTTTATCATTGCACTGGAAAACCTGCAACTCAAAGCAACTAAATCTGTCCGTTTCCTGAATGAGTTCAACTGTTTTCAGGGAGCAGTAGACGTAAAAGTGTATCCCACGGTGAAAGTGTATCTTCCCGAACGTAGCCGACCGATGACTACGCTCCATCCTAATGACAGCATCTTTTGGGAAGACTTTGGAGGTACTGCCGTAGAAGCTGCCACCCGCATGATTCCCGACAAACACATGTTAAAGGAAGCGGCGGCATTTGCAGGGACAGTTCCGGTGAAAAATCTCGTCCCTATGTGGAAAAAAGGAACACGGTATCTGTATACCGGAGGCTCGGTTCCCATGCGTGACGCTGCCATCTATATACGTGAAAATTCATGGGACGATGCATACGAACTTTGGAATCAGGCTTTCGAAGGCACCAAGAACCAAAAGAAGAAGATGCGGGCAGCTCTTAACATAGCTGTTTATTATGAAATGAAAGATAGTCTGGCTAAAGCGGAAGAATGGGCAGAAAAAGCACAGCAACTAGCCAAGAAAATCGACAAAAAGAATATCACAGATAGTGTTCAGGCCACCATCAATGATGTGTCTAATTATTATCTCACGTCCATGTATTTAGCCGAATTGAAGGAGAGAAACGCTCAATTACCCAAGTTAAAATTACAAATGAGCCGATTTAATGATGATTTTTAA